The Engraulis encrasicolus isolate BLACKSEA-1 chromosome 4, IST_EnEncr_1.0, whole genome shotgun sequence genome includes a window with the following:
- the si:ch73-62b13.1 gene encoding carbohydrate sulfotransferase 1-like, producing MECSWKTLLLLVCASLVVQYVALRSFRDSLFGIVMVKIHSLVIVAKTFVPGCESRWRPPCDESWAPPPDGAATGSSSSSSSSSASSGRRHILLFAATRSGSSFTGQLLNQHPDVFYVYEPLFHVWQSFTNASSTCCQRRAPERRELLGAYRDLLLSLYTCQLSFLESYIHPQPQDHVTPALFRRSSSLALCSPPVCPEEEGNAGGGGGGESQAGQPEEAWCHKKCPLLNLTLASEACLRRDYVAIKAVRVPTVGDLRTLSEDPRLDLRIVHLVRDPRAILASRMSVFSGFRAWRIWNATGRQPRYVDLAQIGHTCRDMEASAETGLVSRPPWLRGRYMLLRYEDLAWRPEDKARDMYRFLGLRMEPRVLSWIAQNTNVSALSAASEWHYKYSTARDSRATAESWRLRLNFSIVQAVQSLCNSTLALLGYKQVQSVEELRNLSISLVEHRTFQPGL from the exons ATGGAGTGCTCCTGGAAgactctgctgctgctggtgtgcgCCTCCCTGGTGGTGCAGTATGTTGCCCTGCGCTCCTTCAGGGACTCcct CTTCGGCATAGTCATGGTCAAAATACACTCGCTTGTCATCGTGGCTAAGACCTTTGTTCCAGGCTGCG AGTCACGTTGGCGGCCCCCGTGCGATGAGAGCTGGGCTCCACCACCAGATGGCGCTGCCaccggctcctcctcctcctcctcttcctcttccgccTCCTCTGGCCGTCGCCACATCCTGCTGTTCGCCGCCACGCGCAGCGGCTCCTCCTTCACGGGCCAGCTGCTCAACCAACACCCGGACGTCTTCTACGTCTATGAGCCGCTCTTCCACGTCTGGCAGTCCTTCACCAACGCCAGCTCCACCTGCTGCCAGCGTCGCGCGCCCGAGCGGCGGGAACTGCTGGGCGCCTACCGCGACCTGCTGCTGAGCCTCTACACCTGCCAGCTCAGCTTCCTGGAGAGCTACATCCACCCGCAGCCCCAGGACCACGTCACGCCCGCCCTGTTCCGGCGCAGCTCCAGCCTGGCGTTGTGCTCCCCGCCCGTCTGCccagaggaggaggggaacgctggtggtggtggtggtgggg AGAGCCAGGCAGGCCAGCCGGAGGAGGCGTGGTGCCACAAGAAGTGCCCCCTGCTGAACCTGACCCTGGCATCAGAGGCGTGCCTGCGGCGAGACTACGTGGCCATCAAGGCGGTGCGCGTGCCCACTGTGGGCGATCTGCGCACGCTGAGCGAGGACCCGCGGCTGGACCTGCGCATCGTGCACCTGGTGCGGGACCCGCGCGCCATCCTGGCCTCGCGCATGAGCGTCTTCAGCGGCTTCCGCGCCTGGCGCATCTGGAACGCCACGGGCCGGCAGCCGCGCTACGTGGACCTGGCTCAGATCGGGCACACGTGCCGCGACATGGAGGCCTCGGCAGAGACGGGCCTGGTCTCGCGGCCGCCGTGGCTGCGCGGCCGCTACATGCTCCTGCGCTACGAGGACCTGGCCTGGCGCCCGGAGGACAAGGCCCGGGACATGTACCGCTTCCTGGGCCTGCGCATGGAGCCCAGGGTGCTGAGCTGGATCGCGCAGAACACCAATGTGAGTGCGCTCTCTGCTGCCTCGGAGTGGCACTACAAGTACTCGACGGCGCGCGACTCCAGGGCCACGGCGGAGAGCTGGAGGCTGAGGCTGAACTTCAGCATCGTGCAGGCggtgcagagcctgtgcaacagCACCCTGGCCCTACTGGGATACAAACAGGTGCAGAGTGTGGAGGAGCTGCGGAACCTCTCCATCAGCCTGGTGGAGCACAGGACTTTCCAGCCAGGGCTTTGa